The following coding sequences are from one Lolium rigidum isolate FL_2022 chromosome 6, APGP_CSIRO_Lrig_0.1, whole genome shotgun sequence window:
- the LOC124659543 gene encoding UDP-glucuronate:xylan alpha-glucuronosyltransferase 1-like, with protein MGSLEARYRPAGAADDTAKRRTQKSKSFKEVEKFDVFVLEKSSGCKFRSLQLLLFAIMSAAFLTLLYTPSVYEHQLQSNSRFVNVGWIWDKTIPDPRYVSSMDVQWEDVYKTIENLNGGELKLKVGLLNFNSTEFGSWTQLLPESEFSIIRLEHAKESITWQTLYPEWIDEEEETDIPSCPSLPEPNFPRGTHFDIIAVKLPCTRVGGWSRDVARLHLQLSAAKLAVTAARGNRGVHVMFVTDCFPLPNLFTCKNLKKHEGNAWLYKPDLKALKEKLRLPIGSCELAVPLKAKSRLYSVDRRREAYATILHSASEYVCGAIAAAQSIRQAGSTRDFVILVDSTISDHHRKGLEAAGWKVRIIERIRNPKAERDAYNEWNYSKFRLWQLTDYDKIIFIDADLLILRNIDFLFAMPEITATGNNATLFNSGVMVIEPSNCTFQLLMNHINEITSYNGGDQGYLNEIFTWWHRIPKHMNFLKHFWEGDEDVVKAKKTQLFGADPPILYVLHYLGRKPWLCFRDYDCNWNVPILREFASDVAHTRWWKVHDKMPKKLQSYCLLRSRLKAGLEWERRQAEKANFIDGHFKRNITDKRLKICFEKFCFWESMLWHWGEAPNSTKKASTTKALPSTAKLSSS; from the exons ATGGGTTCGCTGGAGGCGCGGTACCGGCCGGCCGGAGCAGC TGATGACACAGCTAAAAGAAGGACCCAGAAAAGCAAAAGTTTCAAAGAGGTTGAAAAGTTTGATGTATTTGTCCTAGAGAAAAGCTCCGGCTGCAAGTTCAGATCCTTACAACTTCTGCTCTTCGCTATCATGTCTGCTGCATTTCTGACACTCCTATATACTCCATCTGTGTATGAGCATCAGTTACAGTCCAACTCTCG TTTTGTCAATGTTGGATGGATATGGGATAAGACTATCCCTGATCCGCGGTATGTATCTTCTATGGATGTCCAGTGGGAGGATGTGTATAAAACTATCGAAAATCTGAATGGTGGTGAGCTGAAGCTCAAGGTCGGACTCTTAAATTTTAACAGCACTGAGTTCGGTTCTTGGACACAGTTGCTCCCAGAAAGCGAGTTCTCGATCATAAGGCTGGAACATGCTAAGGAAAGCATTACCTGGCAGACTCTCTATCCTGAATGgattgatgaggaggaagaaacaGATATTCCATCTTGTCCGTCGCTTCCAGAGCCTAATTTTCCAAGAGGCACACACTTTGATATTATTGCTGTGAAGCTTCCCTGTACCCGAGTTGGGGGTTGGTCAAGAGATGTTGCTCGGTTGCATTTGCAGTTGTCAGCGGCAAAATTGGCCGTGACTGCAGCAAGAGGCAATCGTGGGGTACATGTGATGTTTGTGACTGATTGCTTCCCTCTTCCGAACCTCTTCACGTGCAAGAATCTGAAGAAACATGAAGGCAATGCTTGGCTATACAAGCCTGACTTGAAGGCATTAAAGGAGAAGCTTAGACTCCCTATTGGATCCTGTGAGCTTGCTGTTCCACTCAAAGCAAAAT CAAGGCTTTACTCGGTAGACAGACGCAGAGAAGCATACGCTACCATACTGCATTCAGCAAGTGAGTATGTCTGCGGTGCAATCGCAGCAGCTCAGAGCATTCGTCAAGCAGGATCAACAAGGGACTTTGTTATCCTTGTCGATTCCACCATAAGTGACCACCACCGGAAGGGCCTGGAAGCTGCAGGGTGGAAGGTCAGAATCATCGAGAGGATCCGGAACCCAAAGGCTGAGCGTGATGCTTACAACGAGTGGAACTACAGCAAGTTCCGGCTCTGGCAGCTCACTGATTATGACAAGATCATATTCATAGACGCCGATCTCCTCATCCTGAGAAACATTGATTTCCTGTTTGCGATGCCAGAGATCACTGCAACCGGCAACAATGCAACACTCTTCAACTCCGGCGTCATGGTTATCGAGCCTTCAAACTGCACGTTCCAGCTGCTGATGAACCACATCAACGAGATCACATCCTACAACGGCGGCGACCAGGGTTACCTGAACGAGATATTCACGTGGTGGCACCGGATCCCGAAGCACATGAACTTCCTGAAGCATTTCTGGGAGGGTGATGAAGACGTGGTGAAGGCGAAGAAGACGCAGCTGTTCGGCGCCGACCCACCGATCCTATACGTGCTTCACTACCTGGGCCGCAAGCCGTGGCTGTGCTTCCGGGACTATGACTGCAACTGGAACGTCCCGATACTGCGGGAGTTTGCCAGCGACGTCGCGCACACCCGGTGGTGGAAGGTGCACGACAAGATGCCCAAGAAGCTGCAGAGCTACTGCCTGCTGAGGTCGAGGCTGAAGGCCGGGCTGGAGTGGGAGCGGCGGCAGGCCGAGAAGGCCAACTTCATCGACGGGCACTTTAAGCGGAACATCACCGACAAGAGGCTCAAGATCTGCTTCGAGAAGTTCTGCTTCTGGGAGAGCATGCTGTGGCATTGGGGTGAGGCCCCCAACTCGACAAAGAAAGCCTCGACGACTAAGGCGCTGCCTAGTACCGCGAAGCTGTCGAGCTCGTGA